Below is a window of Deinococcus sonorensis KR-87 DNA.
CGCCCAGCCCCAGAAAGCTCAGCGTGCTCTCGGCCAGCACCGCTTCCGCGATGGCAAGGCTCGCCTGAACGATCAGCGCCCCGGAGATGTTCGGCAGGATGTGCCGCAGCAGCGTGCGCCAGCGGCCCGCCCCCAGCGCGCCGGCCGCCTGCACGTACTCCAGCTCGCGCTGGGCCAGCACCTGCGCGCGGGTCACGCGGGCAAACGCCGGCGTGGTCACGATGGCGATGGCCAGCATGGTGTTCTGCAGGCTGGGCCCCAGGATGGCGGCCAGCGTGATGGCCAGAATCAGGAACGGGAAGGCCAGCAGCGCGTCGATGACCCGCCCGATCACCTCGTCCAGCCAGCCGCCCACGAAGCCCGCGAGCAGGCCCAGCAGCGACCCGGCGATCAACGCCAGCAGCACGCTGACCAGCCCGGCCGACAGGCTGATGCGCGCGCCGTACATCACCCGGGTCAGGGTGTCGCGGCCCAGTTCGTCGGTGCCGAGCAGGTGGCCGCCGCCGGGCCGCTGCAGCAGCGCCGAGAAGTCCTGGCGGGCCGGGTCGAAGGGGGCGATGACGGGCGCCAACAGCGCCATCGCCGTCAGCACCACCACCACAATCAGGCCCAGCACCGCCAGCCGGTTGGCGGTGAAGCGCCGCCAGGAGCGATTCCGTTCCCGCCGGGCTGACGGCGCGGCCGGCACCGCCGTCACGCGTACCTCACACGCGGGTCAATCGCGCCGT
It encodes the following:
- a CDS encoding ABC transporter permease yields the protein MTAVPAAPSARRERNRSWRRFTANRLAVLGLIVVVVLTAMALLAPVIAPFDPARQDFSALLQRPGGGHLLGTDELGRDTLTRVMYGARISLSAGLVSVLLALIAGSLLGLLAGFVGGWLDEVIGRVIDALLAFPFLILAITLAAILGPSLQNTMLAIAIVTTPAFARVTRAQVLAQRELEYVQAAGALGAGRWRTLLRHILPNISGALIVQASLAIAEAVLAESTLSFLGLGVQPPTPSWGSMLNTARGYLQTAPWLALSPGVVIFLTVLAFNLLGDGLRDALDPRGRTR